In Aristaeella hokkaidonensis, the following are encoded in one genomic region:
- a CDS encoding sugar kinase — protein MNLNLKPAEECRYDAVSLGEIMLRLDPGEGRIRTAREFKAWEGGGEYNVVRGLHKCFGLKTGVITAFADNEVGKLLRDLIEQGGVDTDLICWKKTDGIGRVCRNGLNFTERGFGIRGAVGCSDRANTAISKATPEDFDFDYIFGKLGVRWLHTGGIYAALSEQSCETVIAACKTAKKYGTLISYDLNYRPSMWSAIGGLEKAREVNREVAKYVDVMIGNEEDFTACLGFEIEGNDANLKELNLDGYYKMIAEAAKQYPNFKAIATTLRTVKTATVNDWKAICWADGNVYMSKAFDNLEILDRVGGGDSFASGLIYGLMTTGDPELAVNYGAAHGALAMTTPGDTSMASKEEVESIIKNGSARVKR, from the coding sequence ATGAACCTTAATCTGAAACCTGCTGAAGAGTGCCGCTATGACGCGGTATCCCTGGGTGAAATCATGCTGCGCCTGGATCCCGGTGAGGGCCGGATCCGGACTGCCCGGGAGTTTAAAGCCTGGGAAGGCGGCGGTGAATACAATGTGGTCCGTGGCCTGCACAAGTGCTTTGGCCTGAAGACCGGTGTGATTACTGCATTTGCGGACAATGAAGTCGGCAAACTGCTCAGGGACCTGATTGAACAGGGCGGCGTGGATACAGACCTGATCTGCTGGAAAAAGACGGACGGTATCGGCCGCGTCTGCCGGAACGGCCTGAACTTCACAGAGCGCGGATTCGGTATCCGGGGCGCGGTGGGGTGTTCTGACCGTGCCAACACAGCCATTTCCAAAGCTACTCCCGAAGACTTTGACTTCGACTATATCTTCGGCAAGCTGGGCGTCCGGTGGCTGCATACGGGCGGCATCTACGCGGCACTGTCCGAACAGAGCTGTGAGACCGTTATCGCCGCGTGCAAGACTGCGAAGAAATACGGCACCCTGATCTCCTATGACCTGAATTACCGGCCTTCCATGTGGTCCGCTATCGGTGGCCTGGAAAAAGCCCGGGAGGTTAACCGGGAAGTTGCCAAATATGTGGACGTGATGATCGGCAATGAAGAAGACTTTACCGCCTGCCTGGGATTCGAAATCGAGGGGAACGACGCAAACCTGAAGGAACTGAACCTGGACGGGTATTACAAGATGATCGCGGAAGCGGCGAAGCAGTACCCCAACTTCAAAGCCATCGCCACCACGCTGCGCACTGTCAAAACCGCTACGGTAAACGACTGGAAGGCGATCTGCTGGGCGGATGGAAACGTCTATATGTCAAAGGCTTTTGACAACCTGGAAATCCTGGATCGCGTGGGCGGCGGTGATTCCTTCGCCTCCGGCCTGATCTACGGCCTGATGACCACCGGTGATCCTGAACTGGCTGTCAATTACGGCGCGGCTCACGGCGCGCTGGCGATGACCACCCCCGGCGACACCAGCATGGCCAGCAAGGAAGAGGTTGAATCCATTATCAAAAACGGCAGCGCAAGGGTTAAAAGATAA
- the uxaC gene encoding glucuronate isomerase, which produces MKAFLDKEFLLNTEAAKKLYHEAAEKQPIIDYHCHLNPREIWEDVRYENITQVWLGGDHYKWRLMRSAGVPEKYVTGDASDREKFDKYAEVLGKSIGNPLYHWSHLELRRFFGYEGILNKDTAGEVWELANAKLQSEGYSARGLIMMSNVDTICTTDDPADTLEWHEKLAADKTFPVTVLPAWRPDKAMNLEKTTWPEYIAQLEKAAGMKIASFADLKNALHKRLDFFAAHGCKLSDHGLNYVMYAPADEAEVEKIFRERVEGKLPDAEAEAKFKCAFMMAMAAEYRERGWVMQLHYGCRRDNNPVTFRTMGPDTGFDCVDNTAPSTQTAAFLGALEDKGKLPKTILYSLNTNDNAAIDTILGCFQNDEAVGKIQHGSAWWFNDHFDGMVEQLKSLASLGYLAGFVGMLTDSRSFLSYPRHEYFRRILCRVFGEWVEAGFYPEDYDTLKEIVADISYRNAKQYFGFESKK; this is translated from the coding sequence ATGAAAGCGTTTCTGGACAAGGAGTTTTTGCTGAATACGGAAGCGGCGAAGAAGCTGTATCATGAAGCGGCGGAGAAACAGCCGATTATTGACTATCACTGCCATCTGAACCCCAGGGAGATCTGGGAGGACGTCCGTTATGAAAACATTACCCAGGTATGGCTGGGCGGAGACCACTACAAGTGGCGCCTGATGCGCTCCGCGGGTGTGCCGGAGAAGTACGTCACCGGTGACGCCTCTGACCGGGAAAAGTTTGACAAGTACGCGGAAGTACTGGGAAAGTCGATCGGCAATCCCCTGTATCACTGGAGCCACCTGGAGCTGCGCCGTTTCTTCGGCTATGAGGGTATCCTGAACAAGGACACTGCGGGGGAAGTCTGGGAACTGGCCAACGCGAAACTGCAGAGCGAAGGCTATTCCGCCCGGGGCCTGATCATGATGAGCAATGTGGATACAATCTGCACGACGGATGATCCGGCAGATACGCTGGAGTGGCATGAGAAGCTGGCGGCGGACAAAACCTTCCCGGTGACGGTACTGCCGGCCTGGCGTCCGGACAAGGCCATGAACCTGGAAAAGACAACCTGGCCGGAATACATTGCGCAGCTGGAAAAGGCAGCCGGTATGAAGATCGCATCCTTTGCCGACCTGAAGAATGCCCTGCACAAACGGCTGGATTTCTTTGCTGCCCACGGGTGCAAACTGAGCGACCATGGACTGAATTACGTCATGTATGCACCTGCGGACGAGGCGGAGGTTGAAAAGATCTTCCGGGAGCGGGTGGAAGGAAAACTGCCGGACGCTGAGGCGGAAGCCAAATTCAAGTGCGCCTTTATGATGGCCATGGCGGCTGAATACCGTGAACGGGGATGGGTGATGCAGCTGCACTACGGCTGCCGCCGGGATAACAACCCGGTGACCTTCCGCACAATGGGACCGGATACCGGTTTTGACTGTGTGGATAATACCGCCCCCAGTACCCAGACGGCTGCTTTCCTCGGCGCACTGGAGGATAAGGGCAAGCTGCCGAAAACGATCCTTTACAGCCTGAACACCAATGACAACGCGGCGATCGATACCATCCTGGGCTGCTTCCAGAACGATGAGGCCGTAGGCAAGATCCAGCACGGTTCCGCCTGGTGGTTCAACGATCACTTTGACGGGATGGTCGAACAGCTGAAGAGCCTGGCTTCCCTGGGATACCTGGCCGGATTTGTGGGTATGCTGACGGACAGCCGGAGCTTCCTGAGTTATCCCCGGCATGAATATTTCCGCCGGATTCTTTGCCGGGTCTTCGGAGAATGGGTGGAGGCAGGCTTCTATCCGGAAGATTATGACACCCTGAAGGAGATTGTGGCGGATATCAGCTACCGCAACGCAAAGCAGTACTTCGGCTTTGAAAGCAAGAAATAA
- a CDS encoding LacI family DNA-binding transcriptional regulator, producing the protein MMSKKVTIYDIAREAGVSTATVTRVFRHDPHVSEATRVKVQQIIDAHDYTPSLSAQNLEGGRTRTLALVLPVVSNLYFNRIFDAAYWEAEKNGCSVRLFQTMENQAISPEIVNELIRCRMDGVLFAGSIWSADRDDLNVALERLGKYMPVATICPDDVSLECICIQSDLVNCSRLPIRHLHTLGHRRIAFLGGSMHSRDTSRRGVGFLEQLRLMDLPDDPAYHVDAGYDMESGERAVLRMLSGLDRSRWPSAIVTFNDLVALGVMKQLKKMGLKLPDDMAIIGCDNQFFCAYTDPSLTSVDLHPEEMARSAIRELLLARESSSRSFAMVREATLVVRESCGAQLGFRKL; encoded by the coding sequence ATGATGAGCAAAAAAGTGACCATTTACGATATTGCCCGGGAGGCCGGAGTCTCCACCGCCACGGTCACGCGTGTCTTCCGGCATGACCCTCACGTCAGCGAGGCCACCCGGGTAAAGGTCCAGCAGATCATTGACGCTCATGACTATACCCCCAGCCTTTCCGCACAGAACCTGGAAGGCGGGCGCACCCGCACCCTGGCCCTGGTCCTCCCCGTCGTGTCCAACCTGTATTTCAACCGGATTTTCGATGCCGCCTATTGGGAAGCGGAAAAGAACGGATGCAGCGTCCGTCTCTTCCAGACCATGGAAAACCAGGCCATCTCACCCGAGATTGTTAACGAACTGATCCGCTGCCGTATGGACGGCGTGCTGTTCGCGGGAAGCATCTGGTCGGCTGACCGGGATGACCTGAACGTCGCGCTGGAGCGGCTCGGCAAGTATATGCCGGTTGCCACCATCTGCCCGGATGACGTTTCGCTGGAATGCATCTGCATCCAGAGCGACCTGGTCAATTGTTCCCGGCTTCCCATCCGTCATCTCCACACCCTGGGGCACCGGCGCATCGCCTTCCTCGGCGGCTCCATGCACAGCCGGGATACCTCCCGCCGGGGCGTCGGCTTCCTGGAGCAGCTTCGGCTGATGGATCTGCCGGATGATCCCGCCTACCACGTGGACGCCGGTTATGATATGGAAAGTGGTGAACGTGCCGTTCTCCGGATGCTTTCCGGCCTGGATCGCAGCCGCTGGCCCAGCGCCATCGTGACCTTCAATGATCTGGTAGCCCTCGGTGTTATGAAACAGCTGAAGAAAATGGGGCTGAAGCTCCCCGATGACATGGCAATCATCGGCTGCGACAATCAGTTCTTCTGTGCCTATACAGATCCTTCCCTGACCTCGGTGGATCTTCACCCGGAGGAAATGGCCCGCAGTGCCATACGGGAGCTGCTGCTGGCCCGGGAATCCTCTTCCCGTTCCTTTGCCATGGTCCGGGAAGCCACCCTCGTCGTCCGCGAAAGCTGCGGCGCGCAGCTGGGTTTCCGCAAACTGTAA
- a CDS encoding ABC transporter substrate-binding protein, translating to MKKMLSVLLAVMLMMSLLAVPALAEDQVLTVVTWDATTTPYLIAQKDAFEASHPGVTIEYVDVASQDYAVKATTMLEGGDTSDIFMIKEIDNLINWQAQGFAAPLDTNGYDMSGFVGTEVNYAVDGVQYAIPFRSDFWVLFYNKDLFDAAGVELPTNDMTWDQYAELAKKMTDKDKGIYGTHYHTWLSAVVNWAVCDGVNTLADKNYDDLLYFYKLYQDLEDSGACMSYADLKAAGLHYSAAFANGNIAMLPMGYWYVSTLIGYNKDGTCNFNWGITAVPHAEGVAAGSSFGNLTGAMINAKSEKKDLAWEYISWLGGVEGAKATASVGARPAWVSEEVAASMSSVEGFPADETSKGALLPAAVAMEWPVAEKVADIKTIVNEEHSMIMAREITPEEGIEEMNERVAELFE from the coding sequence ATGAAGAAAATGCTGTCAGTACTGCTTGCCGTGATGCTGATGATGTCGCTGCTGGCCGTACCCGCCCTGGCCGAGGACCAGGTGCTGACCGTGGTGACATGGGATGCCACCACAACCCCTTACCTGATTGCCCAGAAGGATGCTTTTGAAGCCTCCCATCCCGGCGTCACCATCGAGTATGTGGACGTCGCTTCCCAGGATTACGCTGTGAAGGCGACCACCATGCTCGAAGGCGGAGACACGAGCGACATTTTCATGATCAAGGAAATTGACAACCTGATCAACTGGCAGGCTCAGGGCTTCGCAGCTCCGCTGGATACGAACGGATATGATATGTCCGGATTCGTAGGTACTGAAGTAAACTATGCCGTGGACGGTGTGCAGTATGCCATTCCGTTCCGCAGCGACTTCTGGGTGCTGTTCTACAACAAGGATCTGTTCGACGCTGCCGGTGTGGAACTGCCCACCAATGACATGACCTGGGATCAGTACGCTGAGCTGGCCAAGAAGATGACCGACAAGGATAAGGGCATCTACGGAACCCATTATCACACCTGGCTGTCCGCCGTGGTGAACTGGGCTGTGTGCGACGGCGTGAATACACTGGCTGACAAAAACTATGACGACCTGCTTTACTTCTACAAGCTGTATCAGGATCTGGAAGATTCCGGCGCCTGCATGAGCTATGCGGATCTGAAGGCCGCCGGCCTGCACTACTCCGCTGCTTTTGCCAACGGCAACATCGCCATGCTGCCCATGGGCTACTGGTACGTGTCCACGCTGATTGGCTACAACAAGGACGGCACCTGCAACTTCAACTGGGGCATCACCGCTGTTCCGCACGCTGAGGGCGTGGCCGCAGGTTCTTCCTTCGGCAACCTGACCGGTGCGATGATCAACGCCAAGTCCGAGAAGAAGGATCTGGCCTGGGAGTACATCTCCTGGCTGGGCGGCGTGGAAGGCGCCAAGGCTACGGCTTCCGTCGGTGCCCGTCCCGCGTGGGTTTCCGAAGAAGTGGCCGCCAGCATGTCTTCTGTGGAAGGCTTCCCGGCTGACGAGACCAGCAAGGGCGCCCTGCTGCCCGCCGCTGTGGCAATGGAATGGCCGGTGGCTGAAAAGGTCGCTGACATCAAGACGATCGTGAATGAAGAACACAGCATGATCATGGCTCGTGAAATCACCCCCGAAGAGGGTATCGAAGAGATGAACGAGCGGGTGGCTGAACTGTTCGAATAA
- a CDS encoding carbohydrate ABC transporter permease, with protein MGKLERKNTLVAYSFLAPNFIGFAVFTLVPVICAIALSLFEWNGGDISKLKFVGLDNYATIFATKKVAEKGLAYFFNRADLGIALKNTVYYTVVTVPLTIICALALALLLNKIRGAVFFRTVFFFPYVSSMVAICVCWSFMLMKDGPVNQIIMALGINFNKGWTADSTMAIWSIILVSVWRNMGYYMVLYLAALQGIPRELMEAATVDGANKWQQFWHVTLPQLKPTTFFVSVMMVISCFKIYDVVAIMTDGGPGRATKMLVTYIYDEAFIKVRYGQASAISMVLLVIVLLVTIIQFGSEKKFSND; from the coding sequence ATGGGCAAGCTGGAAAGAAAGAATACGCTGGTGGCATATTCTTTCCTGGCGCCTAACTTTATCGGGTTTGCGGTCTTTACACTGGTGCCGGTGATCTGCGCCATTGCCCTGTCACTGTTTGAGTGGAACGGCGGAGACATCTCCAAGCTGAAGTTTGTCGGACTGGACAACTACGCGACGATCTTTGCCACGAAAAAGGTGGCGGAGAAAGGCCTTGCTTACTTTTTTAACCGGGCGGACCTGGGCATCGCATTGAAAAACACGGTGTATTATACGGTGGTTACCGTACCGCTGACGATTATATGCGCACTGGCGCTGGCGCTGCTGCTGAACAAAATCAGGGGCGCGGTGTTCTTCCGGACCGTTTTCTTCTTTCCCTATGTTTCCTCGATGGTGGCGATCTGCGTCTGCTGGTCCTTCATGCTGATGAAGGACGGCCCGGTGAACCAGATCATCATGGCACTGGGAATCAACTTCAACAAAGGCTGGACGGCGGACAGCACGATGGCCATCTGGTCCATCATCCTGGTAAGCGTATGGCGGAACATGGGATACTACATGGTTCTTTACCTGGCCGCCTTGCAGGGGATTCCCCGTGAACTGATGGAAGCGGCTACAGTGGATGGCGCAAATAAGTGGCAGCAGTTCTGGCATGTGACACTGCCGCAGCTGAAACCCACCACCTTCTTTGTTTCCGTGATGATGGTGATTTCCTGCTTCAAAATCTACGACGTGGTGGCTATCATGACGGACGGAGGTCCCGGCCGGGCAACCAAGATGCTGGTGACCTACATCTATGACGAGGCCTTCATCAAGGTACGGTACGGCCAGGCCAGCGCCATTTCCATGGTGCTGCTTGTGATCGTGCTGCTTGTGACGATTATCCAGTTCGGCTCCGAGAAGAAGTTCTCGAATGACTGA
- a CDS encoding carbohydrate ABC transporter permease → METAVHSREIRKDNPTLHKILRSIIWILLILLTAFTLIPFVWMISSSLKLDREVFAFPMRWIPETFHWENYSLIWQKVPLVTYFKNTAFIAIVVTLLQTLTSSFAAYAFAKLNFRGRDVLFLCYIGTIAVPWQAYMLPQFIMMRSIGLYDTLWAMVVLQAFSAFGVFLMRQFYRSIPTELCEAARLDGLSEYGIWARIMLPLSKAAIATLVIFTFVNTWNDYMGPMIYLTRDINKTVQVGLRRFIQENSSDYHLIMAASLCSLLPVSVVFLCLQRYFIEGIATSGLKG, encoded by the coding sequence ATGGAAACGGCTGTTCACAGCAGGGAAATCCGGAAGGATAACCCGACACTGCATAAGATTCTGAGAAGCATCATCTGGATTCTGCTGATCCTGCTGACTGCCTTCACGCTGATTCCCTTTGTGTGGATGATCTCCTCCTCGCTGAAGCTGGACAGGGAAGTATTTGCTTTCCCGATGCGCTGGATTCCGGAGACCTTTCACTGGGAGAACTACTCCCTGATCTGGCAGAAGGTGCCGCTGGTAACTTATTTTAAAAATACCGCGTTTATCGCGATTGTGGTCACGCTGCTCCAGACGCTGACCTCCTCCTTCGCGGCTTATGCATTCGCGAAACTGAATTTCCGCGGGAGAGACGTGCTTTTCCTTTGCTATATCGGCACGATCGCGGTGCCTTGGCAGGCCTACATGCTGCCCCAGTTCATCATGATGCGGTCCATCGGATTGTATGATACGCTGTGGGCCATGGTTGTGCTGCAGGCGTTCTCGGCGTTCGGCGTGTTCCTGATGCGGCAGTTCTACCGTTCAATTCCCACTGAGCTTTGCGAGGCGGCGAGGCTGGACGGACTGAGCGAATACGGTATCTGGGCGCGCATTATGCTGCCGCTTTCCAAGGCGGCCATCGCGACACTGGTGATCTTCACGTTTGTAAACACCTGGAACGATTATATGGGCCCGATGATTTACCTGACCCGGGATATCAACAAGACGGTGCAGGTGGGCCTGCGGCGCTTTATCCAGGAAAACTCCAGCGATTATCACCTGATCATGGCGGCGTCACTCTGTTCGCTGCTGCCGGTATCGGTGGTATTCCTGTGCCTGCAGCGGTATTTCATTGAAGGGATCGCCACCTCAGGACTGAAGGGCTGA
- a CDS encoding heparinase II/III domain-containing protein codes for MLTAFLREHPMRELLKGGTRRLYPPAEDRKAWDGIPAGYRREIRKMAEDYAKTDYPLRTVSGFLAFVRIGDRQADEKPYFTRRRKLCAAVMNCCAFPDAEMDDVLNGIWLLCEESSWVISAHNVNPIPGAPKAAEYPLPDVRKPYIDLFSAQTGMILALTTSLLGKRLDAVSPMIRKRITEEIRRRILRPFMKTDDFWWMGVRRKDLNNWTPWILSNIMVCAVLDPMPAGNLSTLLTRACGMLDRYIAILPEDGGCDEGAGYWNMAGGALLDCLTLLETVTGGRMTFRENEKIRNILRFPLTMEMGNGWFANFADCDARPFISGERMETAGRMLKDPALTVLGTRMRGTIADQLNDVPHLTRALDLIFHVPADKTDLSADKPEDAYLPDLQVRLVRRDRWTLACKGGHNGESHNHNDIGSFILFLDGEPEVVDAGNMVYTAKTFSEERYTLWNVRAEWHNLPVIGGHEQREGAEHTARNVSMTPDGMEMNLEAAYDEKAGIRELKRSFTLTKGGLKLTDAGSLRKGQEITWIFLLRRKPVWENGQVRAGNLIIRCPEGLEYTAEEKPVTDPRMARSWPGSLWRIRLKSEKLERFRMTFEFAAADREASK; via the coding sequence ATGCTGACAGCTTTCTTACGGGAGCATCCGATGCGCGAACTGCTGAAGGGCGGAACGCGCAGGCTGTATCCGCCGGCTGAAGACCGTAAGGCCTGGGACGGAATCCCGGCGGGATACAGGAGGGAAATCCGGAAAATGGCGGAGGATTACGCGAAGACGGATTATCCGCTCCGCACTGTGTCAGGGTTCCTGGCTTTTGTCCGGATCGGTGACCGGCAGGCGGATGAAAAGCCGTATTTTACCCGCCGTCGGAAACTCTGTGCCGCCGTGATGAACTGCTGCGCCTTTCCGGATGCGGAAATGGATGACGTTCTGAACGGAATCTGGCTTCTGTGCGAGGAAAGCAGCTGGGTGATCAGCGCGCATAACGTTAACCCGATTCCGGGAGCACCAAAGGCAGCGGAATATCCGCTGCCGGACGTCCGGAAACCCTATATTGATCTGTTCAGCGCCCAGACCGGTATGATCCTGGCACTGACAACGTCGCTGCTGGGAAAACGGCTGGACGCTGTTTCACCGATGATTCGGAAACGGATCACAGAGGAGATCCGGAGGCGGATCCTGCGTCCGTTTATGAAGACGGATGATTTCTGGTGGATGGGAGTCCGGCGGAAGGATCTGAACAACTGGACGCCGTGGATTCTGTCCAACATTATGGTGTGCGCTGTGCTGGATCCTATGCCAGCAGGAAACCTGTCGACATTACTGACCCGTGCGTGCGGGATGCTGGACCGCTATATCGCGATCCTGCCGGAGGACGGCGGATGCGATGAGGGAGCAGGTTACTGGAACATGGCCGGCGGCGCGTTGCTGGACTGCCTGACGCTGCTGGAAACTGTTACGGGAGGCCGGATGACCTTCCGGGAGAATGAAAAGATCCGGAATATCCTGCGGTTCCCGTTGACGATGGAGATGGGGAACGGCTGGTTTGCCAATTTTGCGGACTGCGACGCCCGTCCCTTTATCAGCGGGGAACGGATGGAAACAGCAGGACGGATGCTGAAGGATCCGGCGCTCACCGTACTGGGAACGCGGATGCGGGGGACCATTGCGGATCAGCTGAACGACGTACCGCACCTGACCCGGGCACTTGACCTGATTTTCCATGTACCAGCCGATAAAACAGACCTGAGTGCCGATAAACCGGAGGATGCGTATCTGCCGGATCTGCAGGTGCGACTGGTCCGCCGGGACAGATGGACGCTTGCCTGCAAGGGCGGACACAACGGAGAAAGCCACAACCATAATGATATCGGCTCCTTTATCCTTTTCCTGGACGGAGAACCGGAGGTAGTGGACGCAGGCAATATGGTCTATACCGCAAAGACGTTCTCGGAAGAACGCTATACGCTGTGGAACGTCCGGGCGGAATGGCATAACCTGCCGGTGATCGGCGGGCATGAACAGCGGGAGGGCGCAGAGCATACGGCCCGGAATGTGAGCATGACGCCGGACGGCATGGAAATGAACCTGGAAGCCGCTTATGACGAAAAAGCAGGTATCCGGGAACTGAAACGCAGCTTCACGCTGACAAAGGGCGGCCTGAAGCTGACAGATGCAGGAAGCCTTCGAAAGGGACAGGAGATTACCTGGATCTTCCTGCTGCGCAGGAAGCCGGTATGGGAAAACGGACAGGTCAGGGCGGGAAACCTGATCATCCGCTGCCCGGAGGGACTGGAATATACAGCAGAAGAAAAACCGGTGACAGATCCGCGGATGGCCCGCAGCTGGCCGGGAAGCCTCTGGCGGATCAGACTGAAGAGCGAAAAGCTGGAACGATTCCGGATGACATTTGAGTTTGCAGCAGCGGACCGGGAGGCGTCGAAATGA
- a CDS encoding DUF2264 domain-containing protein translates to MNGTNDSLRTRRDLVQAATAILQPLTSCMTPGKARIYVGNGSAHYAEDVAGMECWSRALWALVPMLMGKCPEAEALWPLWQEGMIHGTDPGHEEYWGTIRDYDQRMVEMAVIGCGLCFVPEYFWNPLNESQRQHLYDWLNQINLYDMPKNNWRFFRILVNIGFLKNGMPVDEDRMREDMDLMESHYTADGWYFDYPTKRDYYTLWGFHFYSLLYAAVMDREDPERCVRIRERAALIAPRFACWFDREGRGLPYGRSLTYRFCQSSFWAAAAFAGVECRTPDIGQMKHLLLNNLRFWLNRPIFDRGGALTVGYGYPNLCAAEGYNAQGSPYWALKTFWILALPEEHAFWQAEEKEYLPPERFLDEQVRLLLTRDPENRQVVAYTVGNHAWEHMHEDEKYEKFAYSSQFAFSVAKEESALNRGAYDSMLAVRAEGRDLWHVRSGCEKYRLAEDRISFTWSPMNGVTIDTVIVPAGMWHVRRHVIRTDVTLEAAEGAFSVPRDWAGARPCDRIRTTTNAGEGYASAAGERGTSVIYGLEGYAKGEVIVTEPNTNLMEPRCVLPTLHSRLEPGEHKLLCAVYADAGNNLPDGIPEEVKKLAGTL, encoded by the coding sequence ATGAACGGAACAAACGATTCCCTACGTACACGGCGGGACCTGGTGCAGGCGGCAACGGCAATCCTGCAGCCCCTGACATCCTGCATGACGCCGGGAAAGGCCCGGATTTACGTCGGCAACGGATCCGCCCATTATGCCGAAGACGTGGCCGGAATGGAATGTTGGAGCAGGGCACTGTGGGCACTGGTTCCGATGCTGATGGGGAAGTGCCCTGAAGCGGAGGCCCTCTGGCCGCTGTGGCAGGAAGGCATGATCCACGGAACGGATCCGGGACATGAGGAGTACTGGGGGACTATCCGTGACTATGACCAGCGGATGGTGGAAATGGCTGTCATCGGATGCGGCTTATGCTTTGTGCCTGAATATTTCTGGAATCCGCTGAATGAAAGCCAGCGGCAGCATCTGTATGACTGGCTGAATCAGATCAACCTGTATGACATGCCGAAAAACAACTGGCGGTTCTTCCGGATCCTGGTGAACATCGGCTTCCTGAAAAACGGAATGCCGGTGGATGAAGACCGGATGCGGGAAGATATGGATCTCATGGAAAGTCACTATACCGCCGACGGCTGGTATTTTGACTATCCGACCAAACGGGATTATTACACGCTGTGGGGTTTTCATTTCTACAGCCTGCTGTATGCAGCGGTGATGGACAGGGAAGACCCGGAAAGATGTGTCCGGATCCGGGAAAGGGCGGCGCTGATTGCACCGAGATTCGCCTGCTGGTTTGACCGGGAGGGAAGGGGCCTGCCTTACGGAAGAAGCCTGACCTACCGCTTCTGCCAGAGCTCCTTCTGGGCAGCGGCGGCTTTTGCCGGGGTGGAATGCCGTACGCCGGACATCGGACAGATGAAGCATCTGCTGCTGAACAACCTGCGGTTCTGGCTGAACCGGCCGATCTTTGACCGGGGCGGCGCCCTGACTGTGGGATACGGTTACCCCAACCTGTGTGCGGCGGAAGGATACAACGCGCAGGGATCTCCCTACTGGGCGCTGAAAACCTTCTGGATCCTGGCACTGCCGGAGGAACATGCCTTCTGGCAGGCAGAAGAGAAAGAGTACCTGCCGCCGGAGCGCTTCCTGGATGAACAGGTACGGCTGCTGCTGACACGCGATCCGGAAAACCGGCAGGTGGTGGCGTATACAGTGGGCAATCATGCCTGGGAGCATATGCACGAGGACGAGAAATACGAAAAGTTTGCGTATTCGTCCCAGTTCGCTTTCTCCGTGGCAAAAGAGGAATCCGCGCTGAACCGGGGCGCCTATGACAGCATGCTGGCGGTGCGCGCCGAAGGCCGGGACTTATGGCATGTGCGCAGCGGCTGCGAAAAATACCGGCTGGCGGAAGACCGGATTTCATTCACCTGGAGCCCGATGAACGGGGTGACGATTGACACGGTGATTGTCCCGGCCGGCATGTGGCATGTGAGGAGACATGTCATCCGTACAGACGTTACCCTGGAAGCGGCGGAAGGAGCATTTTCCGTGCCCCGGGACTGGGCGGGGGCAAGGCCCTGTGACCGGATCAGAACAACTACAAATGCAGGCGAAGGATATGCCTCGGCTGCGGGTGAACGGGGAACAAGCGTGATCTATGGCCTGGAAGGCTATGCGAAGGGGGAAGTCATCGTGACCGAACCCAATACAAACCTGATGGAACCGCGGTGTGTGCTGCCGACGCTGCACAGCCGGCTGGAACCGGGTGAACATAAACTTCTGTGCGCGGTGTACGCTGATGCCGGGAACAATCTGCCGGACGGAATACCCGAGGAGGTAAAAAAACTTGCTGGAACGCTATGA